A genome region from Polyodon spathula isolate WHYD16114869_AA chromosome 19, ASM1765450v1, whole genome shotgun sequence includes the following:
- the LOC121294678 gene encoding L-lactate dehydrogenase A chain-like isoform X1, giving the protein MALGTSNSYHFGGVVYLGIIKQPFLFVFFFFFIGKKTPNHCSPISEKDTRKQNIIYNTMATVKDKLIREVNPGEPVVAGAKVTIVGVGQVGMACAISILQSNIADNVTLIDVMEDKLMGEVMDLQHGSLFLKSTITAAKDYSETADSKLCIITAGVRQKEGESRLNLVQRNVEVFKHIIPNLAKYSPDAILLVVSNPVDILTYVSWKLSGFPSHRVMGSGTNLDTARFRFLIGEKLKINSSSVHGYIIGEHGDSSVPVWSETNVAGVSLQSLNPYLDTENDPEEWKQIHKQVVDSAYEVIKLKGYTSWAIGLSVSTLAQSILKNLRIVHPVSYLIKDLHGIKEEVFLSLPCVLGSSGVCGIIKQSLKESETARLKKSSETLWAIQKDLKL; this is encoded by the exons ATGGCTCTGGGGACTTCAAACAGTTATCATTTCGGGGGCGTGGTGTACTTGGGGATCATAAAACAACCATtccttttcgttttttttttttttttcattggcaaGAAAACACCAAACCACTGTAGTCCGATCTCTGAAAAAGACACTCGTAA gcaAAATATTATTTACAACACCATGGCAACTGTAAAGGACAAACTGATCCGGGAAGTTAATCCTGGAGAGCCTGTGGTGGCAGGAGCAAAGGTCACTATTGTAGGGGTGGGACAGGTGGGGATGGCCTGTGCGATCAGCATTCTTCAGTCG AATATAGCTGATAATGTTACATTGATTGATGTGATGGAGGACAAACTGATGGGTGAAGTTATGGATTTACAGCATGGCAGCCTCTTTCTGAAGAGCACCATCACAGCTGCTAAAG ACTATTCAGAGACCGCAGATTCCAAGTTGTGCATCATCACTGCTGGCGTTCGTCAAAAGGAAGGGGAGAGTCGTCTGAACCTGGTGCAGAGGAATGTTGAAGTCTTTAAGCACATCATCCCAAACCTGGCCAAATACAGCCCAGATGCCATCCTCCTTGTTGTTTCCAATCCAG tGGACATCCTGACCTACGTGTCTTGGAAGCTGAGTGGATTCCCCAGCCACCGCGTCATGGGCAGCGGCACCAATCTGGACACTGCCAGGTTCCGCTTCCTGATTGGAGAGAAGCTGAAGATCAACTCCTCCAGCGTCCATGGATACATCATTGGGGAGCATGGGGACTCGAGTG TCCCTGTCTGGAGTGAAACCAATGTCGCTGGAGTCAGTCTCCAGTCTCTAAACCCTTACCTGGATACAGAGAATGACCCTGAAGAATGGAAACAAATTCACAAACAAGTAGTGGATAG CGCTTACGAAGTGATCAAGTTGAAGGGGTACACCTCTTGGGCCATTGGGCTGAGTGTGTCCACCCTTGCCCAGTCAATCTTGAAGAACCTCCGGATTGTCCACCCAGTGTCCTATCTTATCAAG gactTGCATGGAATTAAAGAAGAAGTTTTCTTGAGTCTGCCCTGTGTCCTGGGTTCGTCTGGGGTCTGTGGTATCATAAAACAGTCACTGAAAGAAAGTGAGACCGCACGCCTGAAGAAAAGCAGCGAGACCCTCTGGGCCATCCAGAAAGACCTCAAACTGTGA
- the LOC121294678 gene encoding L-lactate dehydrogenase A chain-like isoform X2, protein MATVKDKLIREVNPGEPVVAGAKVTIVGVGQVGMACAISILQSNIADNVTLIDVMEDKLMGEVMDLQHGSLFLKSTITAAKDYSETADSKLCIITAGVRQKEGESRLNLVQRNVEVFKHIIPNLAKYSPDAILLVVSNPVDILTYVSWKLSGFPSHRVMGSGTNLDTARFRFLIGEKLKINSSSVHGYIIGEHGDSSVPVWSETNVAGVSLQSLNPYLDTENDPEEWKQIHKQVVDSAYEVIKLKGYTSWAIGLSVSTLAQSILKNLRIVHPVSYLIKDLHGIKEEVFLSLPCVLGSSGVCGIIKQSLKESETARLKKSSETLWAIQKDLKL, encoded by the exons ATGGCAACTGTAAAGGACAAACTGATCCGGGAAGTTAATCCTGGAGAGCCTGTGGTGGCAGGAGCAAAGGTCACTATTGTAGGGGTGGGACAGGTGGGGATGGCCTGTGCGATCAGCATTCTTCAGTCG AATATAGCTGATAATGTTACATTGATTGATGTGATGGAGGACAAACTGATGGGTGAAGTTATGGATTTACAGCATGGCAGCCTCTTTCTGAAGAGCACCATCACAGCTGCTAAAG ACTATTCAGAGACCGCAGATTCCAAGTTGTGCATCATCACTGCTGGCGTTCGTCAAAAGGAAGGGGAGAGTCGTCTGAACCTGGTGCAGAGGAATGTTGAAGTCTTTAAGCACATCATCCCAAACCTGGCCAAATACAGCCCAGATGCCATCCTCCTTGTTGTTTCCAATCCAG tGGACATCCTGACCTACGTGTCTTGGAAGCTGAGTGGATTCCCCAGCCACCGCGTCATGGGCAGCGGCACCAATCTGGACACTGCCAGGTTCCGCTTCCTGATTGGAGAGAAGCTGAAGATCAACTCCTCCAGCGTCCATGGATACATCATTGGGGAGCATGGGGACTCGAGTG TCCCTGTCTGGAGTGAAACCAATGTCGCTGGAGTCAGTCTCCAGTCTCTAAACCCTTACCTGGATACAGAGAATGACCCTGAAGAATGGAAACAAATTCACAAACAAGTAGTGGATAG CGCTTACGAAGTGATCAAGTTGAAGGGGTACACCTCTTGGGCCATTGGGCTGAGTGTGTCCACCCTTGCCCAGTCAATCTTGAAGAACCTCCGGATTGTCCACCCAGTGTCCTATCTTATCAAG gactTGCATGGAATTAAAGAAGAAGTTTTCTTGAGTCTGCCCTGTGTCCTGGGTTCGTCTGGGGTCTGTGGTATCATAAAACAGTCACTGAAAGAAAGTGAGACCGCACGCCTGAAGAAAAGCAGCGAGACCCTCTGGGCCATCCAGAAAGACCTCAAACTGTGA